In the genome of Acidimicrobiia bacterium, one region contains:
- the typA gene encoding translational GTPase TypA, whose protein sequence is MSATSFRNVALVAHVDHGKTTLVDAILGMTGVFADHEARIERVLDSNDQERERGITILAKPLSVEWKGVRINLVDTPGHADFGGEVERALTLVDGILLLVDAADGPMPQTRYVLSKAMARNLPAVVVVNKVDRPDARAHEVVDEVYQLFLDLDAADHHIEFPIVSTDARAGRAVAGIGVPGEDADLAPLLDTILDAIPAPEGDPDAPLQALVTNLDASDYLGRLAIGRVVQGTMRSGEQVALCHSYEEEPPIRRRPTQLMGFVGLGRSEVEERVAGDLFVVAGFPEVEIGDTLAAPDDPHPLPRLQVDEPVLRMTFGVNTSPLSGRDGSRLTSRQIRERLEREVRGNVSIRIGPTSSPEVIEVSGRGELQLGVLIETMRREGFELQVSRPEVILRQIDGVPHEPVERAVIDVPSEHVGTVTQALAPRKGRVTDMRPGDAGRTIVTAVAPARGLIGLRSELMTATRGTALAHLHHEGWQPWAGEIPGRVGGAMIADRSGVSTPFALENLQKRGELFVGGGEDVYEGMVVGESSRPGEMSVNPTKAKELTNIRTHAHDDAIKLTPPRRPTLETAIEWIGDDELVEVTPKSVRIRKRHLTDSARQLARKEK, encoded by the coding sequence ATGTCCGCCACCTCGTTTCGCAACGTCGCCCTGGTGGCGCACGTCGATCACGGCAAGACCACCCTTGTCGACGCCATCCTCGGCATGACCGGCGTGTTCGCCGATCACGAGGCACGGATCGAGCGGGTCCTCGACTCCAACGATCAGGAGCGCGAGCGGGGCATCACCATCCTCGCCAAGCCCCTCTCAGTCGAGTGGAAGGGGGTGCGGATCAACCTGGTCGACACCCCCGGTCACGCCGACTTCGGAGGTGAGGTGGAGCGGGCGCTCACCCTGGTCGACGGGATTCTCCTCCTGGTCGACGCAGCCGACGGCCCGATGCCCCAGACCCGGTACGTCCTCTCCAAGGCGATGGCCCGCAACCTCCCGGCGGTGGTGGTGGTCAACAAGGTGGATCGTCCCGACGCCCGTGCGCACGAAGTGGTCGACGAGGTCTATCAACTCTTCCTCGACCTCGACGCCGCCGATCACCACATCGAGTTCCCCATCGTCTCCACCGATGCCCGTGCCGGTAGAGCGGTTGCCGGGATCGGTGTCCCCGGCGAAGACGCCGACCTGGCCCCACTGCTGGATACGATCCTCGACGCCATCCCCGCCCCCGAAGGCGACCCCGACGCCCCGCTCCAGGCGCTGGTCACCAACCTCGACGCCTCCGACTACCTGGGGCGCCTCGCCATAGGGCGGGTCGTGCAGGGAACGATGCGCTCCGGAGAGCAGGTGGCGCTGTGCCACTCGTACGAGGAGGAACCCCCGATCCGCCGCCGCCCCACCCAGCTGATGGGGTTCGTCGGACTGGGCAGGTCCGAGGTCGAGGAGCGCGTGGCCGGAGACCTCTTCGTCGTCGCCGGGTTCCCCGAGGTCGAGATCGGTGACACCCTGGCGGCTCCCGACGACCCCCACCCGCTGCCCAGGCTCCAGGTGGACGAGCCGGTGCTGCGCATGACCTTCGGGGTCAACACCTCCCCGCTGTCCGGGCGCGACGGCAGTCGCCTCACCTCCCGTCAGATCCGGGAGCGCCTGGAGAGAGAGGTTCGGGGCAACGTGTCGATCCGAATCGGCCCCACCAGCTCGCCGGAGGTGATCGAGGTCTCCGGACGCGGTGAACTCCAGCTTGGGGTCCTCATCGAAACGATGCGTCGCGAGGGCTTCGAGCTACAGGTGAGCCGCCCCGAGGTCATCCTTCGACAGATCGACGGCGTGCCCCACGAGCCGGTGGAGCGGGCGGTGATCGACGTGCCCAGCGAGCACGTCGGAACCGTCACCCAGGCCCTGGCCCCCCGCAAGGGGAGGGTCACCGACATGCGGCCCGGCGACGCCGGACGCACCATCGTCACCGCCGTGGCTCCGGCGCGGGGCCTGATCGGCCTCCGATCCGAGCTGATGACTGCCACCCGGGGGACGGCGCTCGCCCACCTCCACCACGAAGGGTGGCAGCCATGGGCCGGGGAGATCCCTGGACGCGTGGGCGGGGCGATGATCGCCGACCGCAGCGGAGTCAGCACGCCCTTCGCCCTGGAGAACCTGCAGAAGCGTGGCGAGCTGTTCGTTGGCGGCGGCGAAGACGTCTATGAGGGAATGGTCGTGGGGGAGTCCTCCCGGCCCGGAGAGATGTCGGTCAACCCGACCAAGGCGAAGGAGCTGACCAACATCCGCACCCACGCCCACGACGACGCCATCAAGCTGACGCCGCCTCGCCGCCCGACGCTCGAGACCGCCATCGAGTGGATCGGCGACGACGA
- a CDS encoding NUDIX domain-containing protein — translation MHEGDAHLLLVRRGEEPYRGAWAIPGGFKRPAETLDGAARRELAEETGVDVPDLLRQFGAYGDPGRDPRMNVVTVAYLAVLRDVGAIAAGSDAADAALIPVARVLDGTVPLAFDHARIVSDAVERVKLDLEVSGIATAFVGPTFTVAELRSVYEALWGVRLDPANFRRTLLSGEEWVVPTGRQAAPGPAGGRPAALYRAGPAWRRRAPIHRSERPDERR, via the coding sequence ATGCACGAAGGCGACGCCCACCTGCTGCTGGTGCGTCGCGGCGAGGAGCCCTATCGCGGTGCCTGGGCGATCCCGGGCGGGTTCAAGCGCCCCGCGGAGACCCTCGACGGGGCGGCCCGCCGGGAGCTGGCCGAGGAGACCGGGGTCGACGTGCCCGACCTGCTCCGCCAGTTCGGAGCCTACGGCGACCCCGGCCGCGATCCGCGGATGAACGTGGTGACGGTCGCCTACCTGGCGGTGTTGCGGGATGTGGGTGCGATCGCAGCCGGCTCCGACGCCGCAGATGCCGCCCTGATCCCGGTCGCCCGGGTCCTCGATGGCACGGTCCCCCTCGCCTTCGATCACGCCCGCATCGTGTCCGACGCAGTGGAACGGGTGAAGCTCGACCTCGAGGTCTCGGGGATCGCCACCGCCTTCGTCGGGCCCACTTTCACCGTCGCCGAACTGCGGTCCGTGTACGAGGCGCTCTGGGGGGTGCGCCTGGATCCGGCCAACTTCCGCCGCACGCTGCTCTCCGGCGAGGAATGGGTGGTACCGACCGGGCGACAGGCGGCGCCCGGTCCGGCCGGGGGTCGTCCCGCCGCCCTCTACCGCGCCGGTCCCGCCTGGCGACGACGCGCCCCGATCCACCGATCCGAACGACCCGACGAACGAAGGTGA
- a CDS encoding NAD(P)-dependent alcohol dehydrogenase — MTQEATMRAAIYERYGPPEVIRLGELPRPSPGPGELLVRVRATTVNRTDCGYLSGKPFPIRFFGGLRRPKVPVLGTEFAGEVTGLGEGVTGFSVGDRVCGYCERTFGAHGEYMTIAATRLVARIPEGRSFVEAAPSTEGSHYAILDLRAAGLRPGDDLLVYGASGAIGSAAVQLGKSMGLRVTAVCGTAHVDLVKGLGADRVIDFQTEDFTSDEQQYHMVFDAVGKSSFWKCRRLLRPKGVYTSTDLPRWGYLPGLFLFAFAGRLLLVLATRLGRRRRVLFIPPSGDTEGIALLKSLIESGEFRPVVDRTYPLEEIVDAYRYVETGQKVGNVVIEM, encoded by the coding sequence ATGACCCAGGAAGCGACGATGAGGGCGGCGATCTACGAGCGCTACGGACCGCCGGAGGTGATCCGCCTCGGCGAGTTGCCGCGCCCCTCCCCCGGCCCCGGCGAGCTGCTGGTGCGGGTGCGGGCCACCACGGTGAACCGAACCGACTGCGGCTACCTGTCGGGCAAGCCGTTTCCGATCCGCTTCTTTGGAGGCCTGCGCCGTCCCAAGGTGCCGGTGCTGGGGACGGAGTTCGCCGGCGAGGTGACGGGCCTCGGCGAGGGCGTGACCGGGTTTTCCGTGGGTGATCGGGTGTGCGGGTACTGCGAGCGGACGTTCGGCGCCCACGGCGAGTACATGACGATCGCTGCCACACGCCTGGTGGCACGGATCCCCGAGGGGCGCTCGTTCGTGGAGGCGGCACCGAGCACCGAGGGCTCGCATTACGCCATCCTCGACCTGCGGGCCGCTGGATTGCGCCCGGGAGACGATCTCCTGGTGTACGGAGCGTCCGGAGCGATCGGGTCGGCGGCCGTCCAACTCGGAAAGTCGATGGGGTTGCGGGTGACCGCCGTGTGCGGGACCGCCCACGTCGACCTGGTGAAGGGCCTCGGGGCCGATCGGGTGATCGACTTCCAGACGGAGGACTTCACCAGTGACGAGCAGCAATATCACATGGTGTTCGACGCCGTCGGCAAGTCCTCGTTCTGGAAGTGCCGGAGGCTGCTGCGCCCCAAGGGGGTGTACACCTCGACCGACCTGCCCAGATGGGGCTACCTGCCCGGGCTGTTCCTGTTCGCATTCGCCGGGCGGCTTCTGCTGGTCCTGGCCACCCGCCTGGGGCGGCGGCGGCGCGTCCTGTTCATCCCCCCCAGTGGCGACACCGAGGGGATCGCCCTCCTCAAGAGCCTGATCGAGTCGGGAGAGTTCCGTCCGGTCGTCGACCGGACCTACCCCTTGGAAGAGATCGTCGACGCCTATAGGTACGTCGAGACCGGCCAGAAGGTGGGGAACGTCGTCATCGAGATGTGA